The proteins below are encoded in one region of Candidatus Palauibacter soopunensis:
- a CDS encoding M14 family zinc carboxypeptidase: MASADVPAGAGYVLGSSREGRPIPGFRFGRGPEAVSLLGGCHADEPVGPRLLRRLAGYLAGLDPDDPMLTRHEWWIIPHINPDGEIRNASWQDPDAEAYDLGRYLAGRVRELPGDDIEFGFPRDGADPGARPENRAAYDWWRTCDRPFGLHASLHSMGFAAGPFFLIDRAWEDRCETLKASCRQRAEALGYSLHDVERHGEKGFFRFERGFASRPDSKLMAAHFEVLGDSATASRFWPSSMETLRSFGGDTLTLVSEMPLFILPGVGARPGPPDPVAERWKRRLDGWGSELSAGAAPAAISADARKAGLVPMPVRDQMMMQWTFITAGLRQTRTPAA, from the coding sequence ATGGCGTCCGCGGACGTTCCTGCGGGTGCCGGGTATGTGCTCGGGTCGTCTCGCGAGGGACGACCGATCCCCGGTTTTCGCTTCGGACGAGGGCCCGAGGCCGTGAGCCTGCTCGGCGGCTGCCACGCCGACGAACCGGTGGGTCCGCGCCTCCTGCGTCGTCTCGCCGGCTACCTGGCGGGACTCGACCCGGACGATCCGATGCTTACCCGCCATGAGTGGTGGATCATCCCGCACATCAACCCCGATGGCGAGATCCGCAACGCGTCGTGGCAGGATCCGGATGCGGAGGCGTACGATCTCGGGCGATACCTGGCCGGCAGAGTGCGGGAACTGCCGGGCGACGACATCGAATTCGGCTTCCCGCGCGACGGCGCCGATCCCGGGGCGCGACCCGAGAATCGCGCGGCCTATGACTGGTGGCGCACCTGCGATCGACCGTTCGGGTTGCACGCCTCGCTTCACAGCATGGGCTTCGCCGCCGGTCCCTTTTTCCTCATCGACCGCGCCTGGGAAGATCGGTGCGAAACTCTGAAGGCTTCATGCCGCCAGCGCGCAGAGGCTCTCGGTTATTCGCTGCACGACGTCGAGCGGCACGGAGAGAAGGGCTTTTTCCGCTTCGAGCGGGGGTTCGCCTCGCGGCCCGACTCGAAGCTCATGGCTGCCCACTTCGAAGTCCTCGGCGACTCCGCGACGGCGTCCCGCTTCTGGCCGAGTTCGATGGAAACGCTGCGCTCCTTCGGCGGCGACACGCTCACCCTCGTCTCGGAGATGCCGCTCTTTATCCTGCCCGGCGTGGGCGCGAGGCCGGGCCCGCCGGATCCGGTTGCCGAACGCTGGAAGAGACGGCTCGACGGCTGGGGGAGCGAGCTGTCCGCGGGGGCCGCGCCGGCCGCCATCTCCGCCGATGCGAGGAAAGCGGGGCTCGTCCCCATGCCGGTGCGCGACCAGATGATGATGCAATGGACGTTCATCACCGCGGGACTACGTCAAACGCGCACTCCGGCGGCTTGA
- a CDS encoding M66 family metalloprotease, with protein sequence MSGLPRVRPRNNVISVNRRLLLATLAATGCSDLASQPERVPGTLELLPADAIVLEGETVRYEFRMLDESGAAFSRIPDWAPPRWSVSDPSVAAVGADGEVIGLEGGYETRVAAEVASLQAGAWVRVNPTSVTIEAAGVHLTQAVQTLGGDIPLIAGRSALLRVFVTGDKTSFYRPRPLATFYEDGAPFHSMRLDPAADRIPVEPDEGRLGRSFNGVVPGRVLRPGVELVVELDPDGLVPAVEGSDRRVPADGRLKLDVLTVPPMRLTVVPVVHSRDAEAARAWVDGMTETSAAIAFVRSILPIGELELTVREPYHTTADLGTAGGWLGLLREISVLRLTERRRDYYYAALAAPSGSPFKGLGYIGRPIGIGILDIDTFAHELGHNMGLRHAPCGLALNPDPDFPYEDGSIGVFGYETRRGNTRMVDPAEYRDLMTYCDPSWISDYHFVKAMEFRREHESLILRSVDPEPTLLLWGNAGAGDLLLEPAFVIDAPPTPPTEEGPYRLDGFDAAGRSLFSFSFAPDELEYGGGQFAFAIPYEGRWDSPDGLDRVRLSGPGGAVAIERSGGHAVALVLDPGTRRLRGILRDPEKAPPWADGLELMVSDGIPRAGVSGPRQ encoded by the coding sequence ATGTCCGGCTTGCCCCGCGTGCGGCCGCGGAACAACGTGATCAGCGTGAACAGGCGACTTCTACTCGCGACTCTCGCGGCTACGGGCTGCAGCGACCTGGCATCGCAACCCGAGCGGGTCCCGGGCACGCTCGAACTTCTTCCCGCCGACGCCATCGTCCTCGAAGGCGAAACGGTCCGTTATGAGTTTCGGATGTTGGACGAGAGCGGTGCGGCCTTCAGCCGGATTCCGGATTGGGCGCCGCCGCGCTGGTCCGTGTCCGATCCGTCCGTCGCCGCAGTCGGCGCCGACGGGGAGGTCATCGGACTCGAGGGGGGGTATGAGACGCGGGTTGCAGCGGAAGTGGCGAGCCTGCAAGCCGGAGCCTGGGTGAGGGTGAACCCCACGAGCGTCACGATCGAAGCGGCCGGCGTACATCTGACGCAGGCCGTTCAGACGCTCGGCGGAGATATTCCCTTGATTGCGGGCCGGTCAGCGCTCCTTCGAGTCTTTGTCACGGGTGACAAGACAAGCTTCTATCGTCCACGCCCGCTGGCGACCTTCTACGAAGACGGGGCCCCGTTCCACTCGATGCGACTGGATCCCGCGGCAGACCGGATCCCTGTGGAGCCCGACGAGGGGAGACTCGGCCGATCATTCAACGGGGTCGTTCCGGGGCGGGTCCTGCGACCCGGTGTCGAACTGGTCGTGGAGCTGGATCCGGATGGCCTGGTGCCGGCGGTCGAGGGAAGCGACCGGCGTGTACCGGCCGACGGACGCCTGAAGCTCGATGTGCTGACCGTTCCGCCAATGCGTCTGACGGTGGTGCCGGTGGTGCACTCCCGGGATGCGGAGGCGGCGCGGGCCTGGGTCGACGGAATGACGGAGACAAGCGCCGCGATCGCGTTCGTGCGCTCCATACTCCCGATCGGCGAACTGGAACTGACGGTACGCGAGCCCTACCACACGACAGCGGACCTCGGGACGGCGGGGGGCTGGTTGGGGCTCCTCCGCGAGATCAGCGTACTCCGGCTCACGGAGCGACGGCGGGACTACTACTATGCTGCCCTAGCGGCGCCTTCCGGATCGCCATTCAAGGGATTGGGCTACATCGGGAGGCCGATCGGCATAGGGATACTCGATATCGACACGTTCGCCCACGAGCTGGGGCACAACATGGGGCTCCGGCATGCTCCCTGCGGCCTGGCCCTGAACCCCGATCCGGATTTTCCGTACGAGGACGGCTCCATCGGAGTCTTCGGATACGAGACCCGGCGCGGGAACACGCGAATGGTCGATCCGGCCGAGTATCGGGACCTGATGACGTACTGCGATCCGAGCTGGATCAGCGACTATCACTTCGTCAAGGCGATGGAGTTCCGGCGGGAGCACGAATCGCTGATCCTGCGCAGCGTCGATCCCGAACCGACGCTGCTCCTTTGGGGGAATGCCGGTGCCGGGGACCTTCTGCTGGAGCCCGCCTTCGTCATCGACGCGCCCCCGACGCCGCCGACCGAGGAGGGGCCGTATCGCCTGGATGGGTTCGACGCGGCCGGCCGGTCCCTGTTTTCCTTCTCCTTCGCTCCGGACGAACTGGAGTACGGCGGAGGGCAGTTCGCCTTCGCGATTCCGTACGAGGGCCGCTGGGACAGTCCCGACGGACTGGATCGCGTCCGGCTGTCCGGTCCGGGCGGCGCCGTCGCGATCGAGCGTTCCGGGGGTCACGCGGTGGCCCTGGTTCTGGACCCCGGCACGCGCCGTCTCCGGGGCATCCTGCGTGACCCGGAGAAGGCGCCTCCGTGGGCGGACGGGTTGGAGCTCATGGTCAGCGACGGAATCCCGCGCGCCGGGGTCTCGGGGCCGCGGCAATGA
- a CDS encoding prolyl oligopeptidase family serine peptidase, with the protein MCRPHRRSCAPRRGFHATAAVLLLLACAVPQSHAQSLDDWLSVSRVGEFAWSVDGEHIFYTSNDDESGTRAIFRVRSDGSGAERLGWPPTDVRPEPARSLQVSSSGDELVFVSARYYQGFDNLWRLPTSPAGAGPRPITFNDAVIETAPTLAPDGRTVAYQVRTPAGPRIFLRDLTEPRAWPRLFTTDGANETSPLFSPDGRSIAYSRAGEIWIRALDGAEVRPVVDPAVGGGNTGFAWSPDGARLAFLNRRSGWAQVAVVRLESGEVTPITWDEREHGSISWSPDGRWLAFTRSDESGFSNQIVFAPADGTQPPRSVTRGKGMRAQPRFSPAGDELAWIEQADTRTADIWKTSWRDGPRGETAVQVTHSMGRIDSARLSEAEEVYYPGPDNLPVPTLLYRPREFDASRRYPVIVRLHGHPGQWNHSFEMMRQYWVQRGFVVVAPNPRGSRGFGQGFHDLHIADYGGVEFRDVMNVLPFLEGLGYVDMSRKATWGGSGGGYMSLVIATEAPDVFEAQVIRAPVSDWRLLANDRFAASGRHWTAGRTPRRERSEFGGPYDEIPEEYDRRSPVNFVEAVEVPQLLLQGLRDAAVPPRQSQVWAERMRNAGKGDLLTYVEYPDEDHSLRRYKATVRDILERMDAFLTRYLRLREDTSP; encoded by the coding sequence ATGTGCCGCCCACACCGCCGGTCCTGCGCCCCGCGCCGTGGCTTCCACGCGACGGCGGCCGTCTTGCTCCTGCTCGCCTGTGCCGTTCCCCAAAGCCACGCCCAGTCGCTCGACGACTGGTTGAGCGTCTCGCGGGTCGGCGAGTTCGCCTGGTCGGTGGACGGCGAGCACATCTTCTACACATCCAACGATGACGAGTCCGGCACGCGGGCCATCTTCCGCGTGCGGTCCGACGGCTCCGGAGCGGAGCGTCTGGGCTGGCCGCCCACCGACGTCCGCCCGGAGCCTGCCCGAAGCCTTCAGGTCTCCTCCTCAGGCGACGAACTCGTCTTCGTCTCCGCGAGGTACTATCAGGGTTTCGACAACCTCTGGCGGCTGCCCACCTCGCCGGCCGGAGCGGGACCGAGGCCGATCACGTTCAACGACGCCGTGATCGAGACCGCCCCGACCCTCGCGCCGGACGGTCGCACGGTGGCCTATCAGGTCCGAACGCCGGCCGGTCCCCGGATCTTCCTCCGCGATCTGACGGAGCCCCGCGCCTGGCCCCGCCTCTTCACGACGGACGGCGCGAACGAAACTTCTCCCCTCTTCTCGCCGGACGGCCGCTCCATCGCCTATTCCCGTGCCGGCGAAATCTGGATTCGCGCGCTCGATGGCGCCGAGGTCCGCCCGGTGGTCGATCCGGCGGTCGGGGGCGGAAACACCGGCTTCGCGTGGTCACCCGATGGGGCGCGCCTCGCTTTCCTCAATCGCCGGAGCGGCTGGGCCCAGGTCGCCGTCGTTCGGCTGGAGTCGGGGGAGGTCACGCCGATCACGTGGGATGAGCGCGAGCACGGGAGCATCTCCTGGTCTCCGGACGGACGGTGGCTTGCCTTCACCCGTTCGGACGAGAGCGGTTTCTCCAATCAGATCGTCTTCGCGCCGGCGGATGGAACGCAGCCGCCCCGCTCCGTGACGCGAGGGAAGGGGATGCGCGCCCAGCCCCGCTTCTCGCCGGCTGGCGACGAGCTCGCCTGGATCGAGCAGGCGGATACGCGCACGGCCGACATCTGGAAGACCTCCTGGCGGGATGGACCGCGGGGGGAGACCGCGGTCCAGGTCACGCATTCGATGGGACGGATCGACTCGGCACGACTGAGCGAGGCCGAGGAAGTCTACTATCCCGGCCCGGACAACCTGCCTGTTCCCACGCTCCTCTACCGCCCGCGGGAATTCGACGCGTCGCGCCGATATCCGGTGATCGTCCGGCTGCACGGGCACCCCGGCCAGTGGAACCACTCGTTCGAGATGATGCGCCAGTACTGGGTCCAGCGCGGCTTCGTCGTGGTGGCCCCCAACCCGCGCGGGAGCCGCGGCTTCGGGCAGGGGTTCCACGATCTCCACATCGCCGACTACGGCGGCGTGGAATTCCGGGACGTGATGAACGTTCTCCCCTTCCTCGAGGGACTCGGCTACGTGGACATGTCGCGCAAGGCGACCTGGGGCGGATCGGGCGGCGGGTACATGAGCCTGGTGATCGCGACGGAAGCACCCGATGTATTCGAGGCGCAGGTGATCCGGGCGCCGGTGTCCGACTGGCGGCTGCTGGCGAACGACCGCTTCGCCGCCTCCGGACGTCACTGGACGGCCGGCCGCACTCCACGTCGCGAGCGCTCGGAATTCGGCGGCCCCTACGACGAAATCCCGGAGGAGTACGACCGACGTTCCCCCGTCAACTTCGTCGAAGCGGTCGAGGTCCCCCAGCTCCTCCTGCAGGGTCTCCGGGACGCCGCCGTGCCTCCGCGGCAGTCGCAGGTCTGGGCGGAGCGCATGCGGAACGCGGGAAAGGGCGATCTCCTCACGTACGTGGAGTACCCTGACGAGGACCACAGCCTACGGCGCTACAAGGCGACCGTTCGCGACATTCTCGAGCGGATGGACGCCTTTCTCACCCGATACCTGCGGCTACGGGAGGACACTTCGCCATGA
- a CDS encoding prolyl oligopeptidase family serine peptidase: MKAPIGTSSIVSLILVSAACGVPGDAVPGGGAPAELDLTLDNIHRNNTGVRGVSISPDGRHLAVSGSGPDGVGLYLAERGEEGGFGTPRLWLRGSNPVWAPDGERIALAAGGQIRVADIGDVEARPLMDRMEGVRAPAFSPDGRTIAFYSTASGHQDIWLVPADGSTPPRQLTEAAMALDDPRFAPAWRPDGREILYVSNASDYWHDDLWLVDVETGGRRQLTRSLMAMSTPVWSPEDDRIAVFGTAKDEYWYEDLSYIYVIEDPEAGAGASERIVDMQAYATDAAMRHAPSWSADGAFIYFPYLERGTVNVWAVPAAGGVATRVTHMEGTISGVSHTAGAGALAFVHSSPTRGGEAHVLDLGGGVPERLTSFSPSWRSVAAPREIAFPSFDGLRIQGFLYRPPQLAQGATCPALVQVHGGGTNSYQQGLSLTEQYLASKGFVVLAINYRGGSGFGREFQDLSVEDWLWDQARDAGAAADFLRTLPYVNGKVGIYGGSYGGSMSLSAISLTPDKFDAAVPMRGAYSKLNTLEYTDRLGKIFSVTGHGGTPEERPDTYAKSDVVSRIADITAPVLLMHGELDRRVPIQNFENAVAEFERLGKRVEVKTYPDEAHGFRNPDNRVDTWSRLEEFFTRHLGGCATG; encoded by the coding sequence ATGAAGGCGCCCATTGGCACTTCGTCGATCGTCTCTCTGATCCTTGTCTCGGCGGCCTGCGGGGTGCCCGGAGATGCGGTCCCCGGCGGGGGAGCGCCGGCGGAACTCGACCTCACGCTCGACAACATCCACCGCAACAACACGGGCGTGCGCGGCGTCTCGATTTCGCCGGACGGTCGTCACCTTGCGGTCTCCGGCTCGGGTCCGGATGGCGTGGGGCTGTACCTGGCGGAGCGCGGTGAGGAAGGCGGCTTCGGGACGCCGCGCCTCTGGCTTCGGGGCTCGAACCCGGTCTGGGCGCCGGACGGCGAACGGATCGCCCTCGCGGCCGGCGGCCAGATCCGCGTCGCGGACATTGGCGATGTCGAAGCGCGCCCGCTGATGGACCGAATGGAGGGTGTCCGGGCGCCGGCCTTCTCCCCGGATGGGCGGACGATCGCGTTCTACTCGACGGCGAGCGGCCACCAGGACATCTGGCTCGTGCCGGCCGACGGGTCGACCCCGCCGCGCCAGCTGACCGAGGCCGCCATGGCCCTCGACGATCCGCGCTTCGCGCCCGCCTGGCGGCCGGACGGCCGCGAGATCCTCTACGTGTCGAACGCCTCCGACTACTGGCACGACGATCTCTGGCTCGTTGACGTCGAGACGGGCGGCCGCCGGCAGCTCACCCGCTCGCTGATGGCGATGTCCACGCCCGTTTGGTCGCCGGAGGACGACCGGATCGCCGTGTTCGGCACCGCCAAGGACGAATACTGGTACGAGGACCTCTCCTACATCTACGTCATCGAGGATCCGGAAGCGGGCGCCGGGGCGTCGGAGCGCATCGTGGACATGCAGGCCTACGCGACGGACGCGGCGATGCGGCACGCCCCGTCCTGGTCGGCGGACGGCGCGTTCATCTACTTCCCCTACCTCGAACGCGGCACCGTCAACGTGTGGGCGGTGCCCGCCGCCGGCGGCGTGGCCACACGCGTCACGCACATGGAAGGGACGATCTCGGGCGTCAGCCACACGGCGGGTGCCGGGGCCCTCGCCTTCGTCCACTCGTCGCCGACGCGGGGAGGGGAAGCGCACGTCCTCGACCTCGGCGGCGGCGTACCGGAGCGCCTCACCTCGTTCTCGCCGTCCTGGCGGTCCGTGGCGGCGCCCCGGGAGATCGCCTTCCCCAGCTTCGATGGACTCCGGATCCAGGGCTTCCTCTACCGCCCACCGCAACTGGCGCAAGGGGCCACCTGTCCGGCGCTCGTCCAGGTCCACGGCGGCGGGACGAATTCCTACCAGCAGGGTCTGAGCCTCACCGAACAGTACCTCGCCTCGAAGGGGTTCGTGGTGCTTGCGATCAACTACCGCGGGGGATCCGGCTTCGGGCGCGAGTTCCAGGACCTCTCCGTCGAGGACTGGCTGTGGGACCAGGCGCGGGATGCGGGCGCGGCGGCCGACTTCCTGCGCACGCTCCCGTACGTGAACGGGAAGGTGGGGATCTACGGCGGCAGCTACGGCGGAAGCATGTCGCTGTCCGCGATCAGTCTGACGCCGGACAAGTTCGACGCGGCCGTCCCCATGCGCGGCGCCTACTCGAAGCTGAACACGCTCGAGTACACGGACCGGCTGGGGAAGATCTTCTCGGTCACGGGCCACGGCGGCACGCCGGAGGAGCGCCCCGACACGTACGCCAAGAGCGACGTCGTGTCGCGCATCGCCGACATCACGGCTCCCGTTCTCCTCATGCACGGGGAACTCGACCGCCGCGTGCCGATCCAGAACTTCGAGAACGCGGTGGCCGAATTCGAGCGGCTCGGCAAGCGCGTCGAGGTGAAGACGTATCCGGACGAAGCGCACGGTTTCCGGAACCCGGACAATCGCGTCGACACCTGGTCGCGCCTGGAGGAGTTCTTCACCCGGCACCTCGGCGGCTGCGCCACGGGCTGA